In the Helicoverpa armigera isolate CAAS_96S chromosome 15, ASM3070526v1, whole genome shotgun sequence genome, one interval contains:
- the LOC135117838 gene encoding uncharacterized protein LOC135117838 codes for MMNKQFEDALIEQVKKYPILYRSKVNNGKYMFKKYDCWIKIGAELNRPPEECKSKFRNIRDNYIKNRKKKINGGQQSVSKYDDERLNFLSETYEEERNADDTPKDNFIVYEVTNNNIKEEYDSSEEVPLAESPFILGTANDEVSIEPPDPINYDPSHLVQQSVTVQDQTLTVPEIEVAPRRVMKRKRDSIIDELRRDREERNCILQQLVNKATGVGQTPTHAFFACMADIVCQFPPDKIAELRNKVCMMVSNAEVSLLKDKSKPGS; via the exons ATGATGAACAAACAATTCGAAGACGCCTTGATAGAACAAGTAAAGAAATATCCCATCCTGTATCGCAGTAAAGTCAACAATGGCAAATACATGTTCAAAAAGTACGACTGTTGGATCAAAATTGGCGCGGAACTCAACAGGCcac ctgaaGAATGCAAATCAAAATTCCGTAACATACGAGACaactacataaaaaatagaaagaaaaagatAAATGGCGGACAACAGTCAGTTTCCAAATACGACGACGAAAGACTAAACTTCTTATCAGAAACTTACGAGGAAGAAAGAAACGCTGATGACACGCCAAAAGATAACTTTATTGTTTACGAagtaactaataataatattaaagaagAATATGATTCTTCTGAAGAAGTACCTTTAGCAGAATCTCCTTTTATACTTGGCACTGCAAATGACGAAGTTAGTATAGAACCGCCTGATCCTATTAATTATGATCCAAGTCATTTAGTTCAACAGAGTGTGACGGTGCAAGACCAGACTTTGACAGTACCGGAGATTGAGGTAGCCCCAAGAAGAGTTATGAAGAGAAAGAGAGATTCTATAATAGATGAGTTGAGAAGAGATAGAGAAGAAAGGAACTGTATATTGCAACAGTTAGTGAATAAAGCTACAGGGGTTGGACAGACACCGACTCATGCGTTCTTTGCGTGCATGGCAGACATTGTTTGTCAGTTCCCTCCGGATAAAATAGCAGAATTACGGAATAAGGTCTGTATGATGGTTAGTAATGCTGAGGTATCTCTTTTGAAGGATAAAAGTAAGCCTGGTTCATAG
- the LOC110376236 gene encoding A disintegrin and metalloproteinase with thrombospondin motifs 17, whose protein sequence is MRCSVIFIVIAFLDGSVCKYNKHTNPNKETSIKYYTKQSDITIPVMMHLDKALTNILSKESKHKIREKFKLLAKDILKDVEELFMHPNLQQKVKLELLDVKIIRNSTKKVVMSENVSKYLKSYCNWQGEKKIAKKRWFYSVLFTGLDLFYLDRAGAEVRSSTGRGYMKGICSNKNSCTLLEWHPENIAYILTHEIAHSIGMSHDGPPNNECRGQRYIMHAKYNPRNPAKTWSSCNRRELNHFLKSKKAWCLRRDPSTI, encoded by the exons ATGAGGTGTTCTGTGATTTTTATAGTGATCGCCTTCTTGGACGGGAGTGTTTGTAAATAT AACAAGCACACAAACCCAAACAAGGAAACCTCAATAAAGTACTACACGAAACAATCAGACATCACAATCCCAGTTATGATGCACTTAGATAAGGCATTAACAAATATCCTTTCAAAAGAATCCAAGCACAAAATACGAGAGAAATTCAAACTCTTAGCCAAAGATATATTGAAGGACGTAGAAGAGTTATTCATGCACCCAAACTTACAGCAGAAAGTGAAATTGGAACTGCTAGatgtgaaaataataagaaactCGACGAAAAAGGTGGTTATGAGTGAGAATGTTTCGAAATACTTGAAGAGTTACTGCAATTGGCAAGGCGAGAAGAAGATTGCTAAGAAGAGGTGGTTCTACTCGGTACTGTTTACTGGATTGGACCTGTTTTATCTGGATCGAGCTGGTGCTGAAGTTAGGAGCAGtacag GTCGAGGATACATGAAAGGCATCTGCAGTAATAAGAACAGCTGTACTCTTCTGGAGTGGCATCCTGAAAACATCGCCTACATACTGACTCACGAAATAGCTCACAG TATCGGCATGTCACACGACGGACCGCCAAACAATGAGTGTCGAGGACAAAGATACATCATGCATGCCAAGTACAACCCCAGAAACCCTGCCAAGACCTGGTCATCATGCAACAGGCGGGAGCTTAACCATTTCTTGAA GAGCAAGAAGGCGTGGTGCTTAAGGCGGGATCCAAgcacaatataa
- the LOC110376220 gene encoding endocuticle structural glycoprotein SgAbd-3 has protein sequence MKFFIVLALVSAASAARLDNSIYLPPNARSSSGASAGLQVPFGGPDHAAIGQGRQNPGSQAEILSYENEINEEGYRYAYETSDGTKAEQQGRVIPGAQPEEGSLAVSGSYSYIGDDGQTYTVTYTADENGFHAEGAHLPTPPPVPEEILKSLQLTDRSQGQYDSNKSSYDADAGY, from the exons ATGAAATTC TTCATCGTCTTAGCCCTGGTGTCAGCAGCATCAGCTGCCCGCCTAGACAACTCCATCTACCTACCTCCCAACGCCAGATCCTCAAGTGGAGCCAGCGCTGGTCTTCAAGTCCCATTCGGAGGACCTGACCATGCAGCCATTGGTCAAGGAAGACAGAACCCTGGAAGTCAGGCTGAGATCTTGAGCTATGAGAATGAGATCAATGAGGAAGGGTATAGGTATGCTTATGAAACCAGTGATGGAACTAAGGCTGAGCAGCAAG GCCGCGTAATCCCAGGTGCCCAGCCCGAGGAAGGTTCACTAGCCGTCTCAGGATCCTACTCCTACATCGGGGATGATGGACAGACTTACACCGTGACGTACACAGCTGATGAGAATGGTTTCCATGCTGAGGGAGCCCATCTGCCCACACCGCCACCCGTGCCTGAGGAGATCTTGAAGAGTTTGCAGCTTACGGATAGGTCTCAAG gtCAATACGACAGCAATAAAAGCAGCTACGACGCCGACGCGGGATACTAA